The Kribbella jejuensis region GACTCGGTGTTGGATTTGGGCGTAGGGGGTGGTGGTGAAGGAGACGAGTTCGTAGCGGGAGACGTATTTGCCCGGGAGTAAGCGTTCGAGGGTGTGCTCCAACTGTTTTTGGAGGCGGAAGACGGGGGAGGCTACCTTGTCTCGCATTTCGACGAAGTTGGCGAGGGCCATTTCGGCGATTGCTTCGGTGTTTTCGCGGCGGCGGGCTTCGAAGAGCGGGAGGGCGCGGGACCACGAGCCGCCGGTGTCGTCCAGGCAGCGGTCCAGCTCCACCACGTCTTCGAAGGCGCAGTTCGCGCCCTGGCCGTAGAACGGGACGATCGCGTGGGCCGCGTCACCCAGCAGAGCAGTGCGACCGTGGGCCTGCCACGGGAGAGTGTGGACGGTGCCGAGCACACCGACGGGATTGTTCAGGTAGTCGTCCACCAGATTGGGTGCCAGCGGCAACAGATCGGGATAGTTCTCCCGGAAGTGCGCCGAGATGCCGTCCGCCGTCGTCAGCGCGTCGAACGATCCGGCCGGCCAGAACAACGTACAGGTGAACGACCGATCAGGATTCGGCAGCGCGATCATCATCGACGTACCGCGCGGCCAGATGTGCAACGCGCCCGGATCCAGCGCGAACTCCCCCGCGACCGCAGGGATCGACAGCTCCTTGTACCCGTAGTCCAGAAACTCGACGTTCTCCGCAACGATGCCCTCGGCAAGCATCTGCTCACGTACGGCGGACCCCGCACCGTCGGCGCCCAGCACCACATCGGCCGACGCCGACACCTTCCCGGCCGGCGTCGCGAACACCAGCTGCCCCGCCGCGGAATCCAGCTCGACGAGGCGATGCTCGAACGACACCGTCACACCAGGAGCAGCCGTTGCCGCTGACAACAAGGCGTTGTTCAGCGCGCCTCGGCTGATCGAGTTGATCGCCCGGTCCCCGGACGCCGAGTACGCCTGGAAGTCCAGCTCGCCCGCGATCGGGTGGATCATCCGCCCCTTCATCGGCAGTGCGTCCGCCATCACCTGATCGACCAGACCGATCCGCCGCAGCGCGTCCAGCCCGCGTTCGGAGATCGCCAGGTTGATCGACCGCCCGCGCTCCACCTCGGCCACCCGCGGGTCGGCGCGCCGCTCGTACAGCGTCACCGACAACCCACGCCGCGCGAGGAAACAGGCGAGCAGCGACCCGGTCAGCCCGGCGCCGACGATCGCGACCTTCATCCCATCACCTCGGTCAGGGCAGCAGCGGCCCGCCAGCAGTCGTGGTACGTCGAGTACAACGGCACCGGCGCGAGCCGCAGTACGTCGGGCTCCCGCGCGTCCGCGATCACGCCGTACCCGAACCGCAGCCGCCGCGACAACTCACCCGCGCCACCCGGCACCCGCACCGACAACTGCGCACCCCGCCGGGCCGGATCACGCGGCGTGATCACGTCGAAGCCATCGAGCAACCCGTCCAGGAATGCGGTCAACCGCAGACTCCGTTCCCGCAGTGCGCCGATACCGATCTTGTCGAACAGCTCCAGCGACGTCCGCACCGGGCTCATCGAGAAGATCGGCGGATTGGACACCTGCCACGCGTCCGCGGTCGCGGGCGGCCGCGACTCCGGCGTCATCTCGAACCGCGTCGACGCCTCCGTACTCCACCAGCCCTCGAACCGCGGCAGCTCCCCACCCAGATGCCGCTCGTGCACGAACGCACCGGCGAGCGCCCCCGGCCCGGAGTTCAGGTACTTGTACGAGCACCACGCCGCGAAGTCCACCTCCCACTCGTGCAGCGCCAACGGCACGTTCCCGGCCGCGTGCGCGAGATCCCACCCGACCACCGCACCGGCCGCATGCCCGGCCTTCGTGATCGTGGGGATGTCCATCAACTCGCCGGTCAGGTAGTTCACGCCGCCGAGCAGGACCAGCGCCACGTCCGCGCCGAGCTGCTCGACGACATCCGCCGTCCGCAGACAGTCCTCCCCCGGTCGCTGCCGCAACCGGATCACCGCGTCGTCCGGGTCGTACCCGTGGAACCGGACCTGCGACCGGACGGCGTAACTGTCCGACGGGAACGCCGCGTCCTCGATCACGATCCGGTGCCGCGACCGTGTCGGACGGTAGAACGACACCATCAGCAGGTGCAGGTTGACGGTCAGCGAGTTCATCACGACCGTCTCGCTCGGCAGCGCGCCGACCAGCCGCGCCGCGGGACCGGTCAGCAGTTCGTGGTACGGCAGCCACGGCCGCGCAGCGTCCAGGTGCCCCTCGACGCCGAGCGCGGCCCACGCGTCCAGGTCCTCGAGCAACTCGGTCCGGGTCGCCTTCGGGCGCAGCCCGAGCGAGTTCCCGGCGAAGTACGCGACCTCGGGGTACTCACCACCCTGCGCCGGCGGTACGTCGAACAGCTCCCGATGCCCCGGGTCGGCCGCATCGAGCTCCAGCGCACCCGCCTCGGACAGCGTCACGCCTCAGCAACCTCCGAGTCGGCCGGAGCGGTAGCGGCCGGGGCCACGGCTGACGGGATCACCTGCCCCTTGCCGAGCACCGTGACGCCACCCTTGGAGACCGTGAACCCGCGCTGCCGGTCGAAGTCCGGGTCGACGCCGATCTCGGTACCGTCCGGGACCACGATGTTCTTGTCCAGGATCACGTTCTTCAGCACGACGTCACGGCCGATCTTGCAGTTGTCCATGATCACCGAGCGCTCGATGGTCGCGCCCGAGCTGACCACCACGTTGGAGCCGAGCACCGAGTGGTCGACGCAGGCACCGGACACGATCGAGCCCTGACAGACGATCGACTCGCCGACGGTCGCGTTGTCGGTGAACTTCGCGCCGGGCAGCTGCGGGTGCGAGGTGAAGATCGGCCAGTCGTTGTTGTAGAGGTTGAAGACCGGCTGGATCGACACCAGGTCCATGTGTGCCTCGTGGTAGGAGTCCAGCGAACCGACGTCGCGCCAGTACGAGCGGTCCCGGTCGAGCGCGCCCGGTACGTCGTTCTCCTGGAAGTCGTAGACGCCGGCCTTGCCCTCGGCAACGAGCATCGGGACGATGTCGCCGCCCATGTCGTGCCGCGACGCCGGGTTGGCGGCGTCCTTGCGCAGCGCCTCGACCAGCACGTCGCGGGTGAAGACGTAGTTGCCCATCGACGCGAACGTCTCGTCCGGCGAGTCCGGCAGCCCGGGCGGGTCGGCCGGCTTCTCCAGGAACTCCTCGATCACGTGCCCGTCCGCGCCGGTCTTGATCACGCCGAACTCGGTCGCCTCGACCCGCGGTACCCGGATGCCGGCCACGGTCACCCCGTTGCCGCGCTCGATGTGCGCGGCGACCATCTGGGACGCGTCCATCCGGTACACGTGGTCGGCGCCGAAGACCACGATGTACTCCGGGTCCGCGTCGTTGATCAGGTTCATCGACTGGTAGATCGCGTCCGCGCTGCCTTGATACCACTGCGGGCCGAGCCGCTGCTGCGCCGGGACACAGGTCACGTAGTTGCCGAGGAAGGTCGACATCCGCCAGGTCAGCGTGACGTGCCGGTCGAGCGAGTGCGACTTGTACTGGGTCAGTACGCAGAGATTTCGATAGCCCGCGTTGACCAAATTCGACAGCACGAAGTCGATGAGGCGGTAACTGCCGCCGAACGGCACGGCCGGTTTGGCCCGGTCCGCCGTCAGCGGCATCAGCCGCTTCCCCTCACCACCGGCCAGCACGATTCCGAGAACACTGGGCGCCTTTGCCATGTCGGCACCTTAACGCCGGGAGCTCACTTGCATAAGCGCTTGCTCGTGTCGCGACACTGGGAGGATGCCGATCCTCGTCGTTCCGACTGTTGCCGTTCACCGTTCGTTTCTCGCGGCCTGGGACGAGCTCGGTCCGGATCATGAGCGCTGGATGGGCGCGCGGTCGATCGTGGGTACCGAGGAGGAATGGACCCGCGACCAGGCCGCGGACCCGGCCGAGTTCGCCCGGCTGGTCGCCGCGATCCGGCTGGAGGCCGAGCCGGACACCGAATTGGCCGCCGGGCTCGTGCACCAGACCGTGCTGTGGTTCGTCGACGGGGTGGAATTCCTCGGCCGGCTCTCGATCCGGCACCACCTGACGCCCGCGCTCACCGAGGTCGGCGGCCACATCGGGTACTGCGTCCGCCCGTCCGCGCGCCGGAAGGGGTACGCGACCCAGATGCTCGCCCAGTCGCTCCCGATCGCCGCCGCCCTCGGCATCGACCCGGCGCTGGTCACCTGCGACGTGGACAACACCGGATCGCGCAAGGTGATCGAGGCAGCTGGTGGCGAACTGGAAGACGAACGACACGGAAAGCTGCGCTTCTGGGTGCCGACACACGTCGAGTAATGACCTAGGGTCGGAGCTTATGAAGGTCGCCATTCTGACGCGTGAGTTTCCTCCGGACGTGTACGGCGGGGCGGGGGTGCACGTGGACTTCCTGGTCCGTGAGCTGCGCCGGCTGATCGACGTGGACGTGCACTGCATGGGCGAGCCGCGCCAGGGCGCGACCGCGCACTCCGAGGACGACCCGCGGATCCCGAACGCGAACGCCGCGCTGCGCATCCTGTCGACCGACCTGACCATGACCGCGACGGTCGGCGACGCGGACCTCGTGCACTCGCACACCTGGTACGCGAACATGGCCGGCCACTGGGCGAAGCTGCTGTACGACGTACCGCATGTGGTCACCGCCCACTCCCTGGAACCGCGGCGCCCGTGGAAGGCCGAGCAGCTCGGCGGCGGGTACCGGCTGTCCAGCTGGGCGGAGCGGACCGCGTACGAGGCAGCGGACGCGGTCGTCGCGGTCAGTCGCGGGATGCGGGACGACGTACTCGACTGCTACCCGTCGATCGACCCGGCGCGGGTGCACGTGATCTCGAACGGGATCGATGCCGACTTCTACCACCCGGACCCGTCGACGCAGGTGCTCGAGCGGCTCGGCGTCGACCTGAACCGGCCGTACGTGACGTTCGTCGGCCGCATCACCCGGCAGAAGGGCGTCCCGCACCTGCTCCGCGCGGGCCTGCGGCTGGATCCGTCGGTGCAGCTCGTGCTGCTCGCCGGCGCCGCCGACACGGTCGAGCTGAAGGCGGAGACCGACGCGCTGATCGAGGACCTGCGGATGGCGCGTGACGGTGTGTTCGTGGTTTCGGAGATGCTGCCGCGCGAGGACGTCCGCCAGGTCCTCACACACGCGCTGGCGTTCTGCTGCCCGTCGATCTACGAGCCGCTCGGCATCGTCAACCTGGAGGCGATGGCCTGCGAGACCGCGGTCGTCGCGAGCGCGGTCGGCGGCATCCCCGAGGTCGTGGACGACGGCGTCACCGGGATCCTCGTGCCGTACGACGAGAACGACACCGACACGTTCGAACGCGGCCTCGCCGACGGGATCAACGCCCTGGTCGACGACCCGGCGCGCGCCGAGGCGATGGGCAAAGCGGGCCGGGCGCGCGCGGTCTCCGAGTTCGGCTGGGACGCCGTCGCACAACGCACCGTCGAGCTGTACAACGCCCTCCGCGGGTAGGCAAAACCCCACCCGAACCAGGGACTTCACACCATTCAGCCGAGGGGTCGCGCGGCGGTTGGCTTGGCCCATGACTTCACGCCTGACCAAACCCATCGCCGCCACGCTCGCAACCGCCGCCCTGCTCGCCTACCCGACTGCAGCATTCTCGGCGGTCAACGAACCTTCCCATTCCACAGTCGTAGGCTGCGCGGGCAGCTCGTCTCGGCAACCCCGGTCGCCCACCTGACAGCCGCTCAGCTGGACGCGGCAGCAGCAGACTTTCCCGGCACCCCGAGGTCGGAGTACGGCGTCACGGCGTACCGGCTGATCTACCGCACCATCAACACCCACGGCCGACCGACGACGGCCAGCGGCATCGTCGTACTCCCCGGAGGCCGCCGTGGCGCACTGACCGTGGCGGAGTACCTGCACGGGACCAACGCCACCAAGGCGGCCGCGGCCTCGGTGGACGACACGTCGACGGATCGGCTGGTCACGGCCTTGTTCGCGGGGCAGGGGCTGGTCGGGGTCGCGCCGGACTACCTCGGGCTCGGGCTGGGGCCGGGTCCGCATCCGTACGTCGACACGAAGACCGAGACCTCCGCCTCCGCAGACCTCCTGCTGGCCGCCCACACGTTCGCCAAGCAGCACGGCGTGGCCTTCAAGCGGGACGTCCTGGTCACCGGGTTCTCGCAGGGCGGCCGAGCCTCGCTCGCATTCGGGCGTGCGCTCAGCCGCGGCGAGGTCGGACCGTTCCGGCTGGGTGCACTGCAGGCCGTCGCCGGCCCGTACGACCTGCTCGGCGAGGAACTGCCGGCTGCCTTCGACGGCCGGGTGATCCCGCCGACGGCGACGTACTACCTCGGCTACCTCGTCACGGCCTGGAACCGGACGGTCGGCCTGAACGACGACCCGCGCGAGGCGTTCCGAGCGCCGTACGCCTCCACCGTGGAGGGCTTGTACGACGGATCGCACACCGACGAGGAGATCGTCAAAGCCCTGCCGGACTCCCCTGACAAGCTGTTCACGCCGCAGTTCGCCGCGCTGCTGCAGCACCCGACCGGACGCCTCCTGAACGCGCTCCAGACCGCCGACCAGATCTGCCAGGACTGGACACCGCGTGTACCGGTCCATCTCTACAGCGGCACGAAGGACACCGACGTGACCGCAGCCAACGCCGACTCGTGCGCAGCCTCTCTCCGGCGTCGAGGCGCCGACGTCACGGTGCACTCGATGGGCGCGGTCGACCACACCGGGACCGCGTTCGCGGCGTACCCGAAGATCATTCAGGCCTTTGCTCAACACGCGTAGGACGCGGAGCGGCGATCAGACTGCCCAGCAGCGCGAGCGACTCCTCGTCGCGTGATCCGGGGACGGCGTGGAAGACGACCAGCGTGACGTTGTCGGTGGCGCCGATGGTCAGCTTGTCCGACCGCAGGTCGAGTTCCCCGACCTCCGGATGGGTGAGCCGGCTCAGGCGGCCACGCCGTGGCCGCACCTCGTGCCGCGCCCACAGTTGCCGGAACCGTTCGCTGCGAACGGACAGCTCTCCGACCAGCTCTTTCAGCCGGGGGTCGTCGACGTTCGGTCCGAGCTCGGATCGCAGTGCGGCGACCCCTTCCTCGGACAGGTCCTCCCAGTCCCGGCGCAGCTCGCGTTCGCGCGGATCGAGCAGCACGGCGGTCAGCAGGTTGACCCCGACCCGGTAGTTCGGTGAGAGCGCCTCGCAGAGCGGGTTGACCGCGAGGACGTCGGTGTACTTGTTCTGCACGTACGCCGGGTTGTTCGGCCACCCGTTCATCAGCTCGACGATGCTCTCCGGGGCCTGCTCCGCCTGCGACCTGCGCCGTACGGGCTGCGACAGACCGAGCAGGTAGTTCCGGGCGTCCGCGTCCAGCCGCAGTACGTCGGCCAGCGCGTCGAGGACCTGGGCCGACGGGTTCCGGTCGCGGCCCTGCTCGAGGCGGAGGTAGTACTCGGAGCTGATGCCGGCCAGCATCGCGACCTCTTCGCGGCGCAGGCCGGGCACCCGGCGCGGGCCGATGCTGCGGATGCCGACGTCCTCGGGCCGTACCTGCTCGCGCCTGGCCCGGAGGTAGTCGCCCAGCGCATTCTCCATGCCTCCACGGTAGACCGGGTACGCCGCAACAGCCTGTGCCCTGTCACTACCAGGAACGACGGGGTACTCCCTGTTCGGAGCGCGCCGACGAACAGTGGAGACATGACGAACACGACCATCACCCTCGCCGACGACCTCACCATCACCCGGATGGGGTACGGCGCGATGCAGCTGGCCGGCCCCGGCGTCTTCGGACCGCCGAAGGACCGTGACCAGGCGATCGCCGTACTGCGGGAGGCCGTCGAGCTGGGCATCACGCACATCGACACCAGCGACTTCTACGGCCCGACCGTGGTCAACGAACTCATCAAGGAGGCGCTGTACCCGTACCCGGCCGACCTGCACCTGGTCACGAAGGTCGGCGCCCGGCGCGGCCCCGAGGGCTCGTGGGACGCGGCGCTGGAACCCGACGACCTGAAGGCGCAGGTCCACGAGAACCTCGAACACCTCGGCCTGGACGTCCTCGACGTGGTCAACCTGCGGACCGCGGCCCGCGAGCAGCTCGACGACACCTCGATCGCCAGGTCCTTCACCGCGCTGGCCGAGCTCCAGCAGGAGGGCCTGATCCGGCACCTCGGCGTGAGCGCGGTGACGATGACGCAGGTCCGCGAGGCGCAGGCGATCGCGCCGATCGTCTCGATCCAGAACGAGTACAACCTGACCCGTCGCGACGACGACGCGCTCGTCGACTACGCGGCCGAGCACAACATCGCGTTCGCGTCGTTCTTCCCGCTCGGCGGCTTCAGCCCGCTGCAGTCGGAGACGTTGTCGAAGGTCGCCGCCCGGCTGGACGCCACGCCACACCAGGTAGCACTCGCCTGGCTCCTGCAGCGCTCCGCCACCAGCGTGGTCATCCCCGGTACGTCCTCGGTACAGCACCTGCGCGAGAACGTCGCCGCCCGCGACCTGGTCCTCCCTGCCGACGCGGTCGCGGAACTCGACGGCATCGGCTGACCCTTCAGCCGATGCCGGAAGTGGGGGTGCCGGAGGCCAGCCAGGTGCTGAGGAGACGGGCGCCGGCGCCGGTGGCGCCGGTCGAGTACTCGAAGTTGTCGGACGGGGACTCGGCGATCGACGAGAGGTCGAGGTGGGCCCACGGGATGTCGCCGGCGAACGCCTTCAGGAACAGGGCGGCGGTGATCGAGCCGGGGCCCTTCGAGCTGTTCACGGAGTCCGCGATCGGCGTCGAGATCAGGTCCTCGTACTCGGCCGGCAGCGGCATCCGCCACAGCTCCTCGCCGGACACCCGGCCCGCGTCGGCAAGGTTGTCCGCGAGCGCGTCGTCGGTGGCGAACAGACCGCCGTAGAGCATCGCGCCCAGCGAGACCTTGATCGCGCCGGTCAGCGTGGCGATGTCCACCAGGACGTCCGGCTTGAGTTCCTGTACGGCGTACGCGAGGCCGTCGGCGAGGACGAGCCGGCCCTCGGCGTCGGTGTTCTTCACTTCGGTGGTGCGGCCGCCGAAGTGCCGGATCACGTCGTCCGGGCGGTACGCCGAACCCGACGGCATGTTCTCGGCCGCGCAGATCAGCCCGGTCACGCGGACGTTTACGTCGAGGTCGCGAAGCGCCGACATGGTCGCGATCACCGAGCCGCCGCCGGTCATGTCGCGCTTCATCGACACCATGCCCTCGCGCGGCTTCAGCGACAGGCCGCCGGTGTCGTACGTGATGCCCTTGCCGACCAGCACGACGTACGGCGTGTTCTTGGTCGCGCCGGCCGGGGCGTAGTCGAGCCGGATGAACCGCGGCGGCCGAGTCGACCCGCTGCCGACCGCGAGGATGCCGCCGAACCCGTCGGCGGCGAGCTTCTTCTCGTCCCACACGGTCGCCACCAGGCCGCTCGCCGCGGCGACCTCGGTCGCGCGCGCGGCCAGCCAGGCCGGGTCCTTCTCGTTCGACGGGGTGATCGCGAACTGCCGGGCCAGCCAGCCGGTGCGCCCGATCACGATGCCGCGGTCGACCACGTCCTGCCGCGCGGCGTCGGACCCGTCGGTCAGCGTGACCGTGCCGACCGCGGGCAAGCCGCGGTCCACGGTCTTCTGCGTGTACGTGAACGAGCCGAGCACGACGCCCTCGGCGAACGCCTGGAGCGCCGCGTCATCGATGCCCTCGGCAACGACGGTGGTGAGCTCGGTCTTGCCGCGGCCGAAGCGCGCGATCGCCGCACCGGCGTGTCGCAGGTCCTTGGCGCTGCCGTCCCCGGCACCGACGAGCAGCACCTCGGTCACGTCGCCGGTGAGCAGCGGGTAGGCCGCGGTGGCGCCGGCGGCCGGCGTGAAGCCGGTCTCGCGCTGCACCTCGAGCAGCCGGCCGAGGTCGACCCCGAGCCGGTCGGTCGCCTCCTTCGCCGCGGCCGGCAACTCGTCGCCGACGACGACCACCCAGGTCGAGGACCCGTGCACGGGCAGACCGGGCTGCCAGGCAACGATCGGAAGAGTGGGGAAAGGAGACGAACTGCTGCGGCGAGCCACTAGGACGACCTCACTGTTTGATCAAATAGGGCAGTTTCGCGAACAGGCAAACCGTAACGACCCCGGCCGGTGCCGCGAACGGGCACCCACCGGGGTCGCAATGACTGCTGTGATCAGCCGACGACGGCCTTCAGTGCGTTGCCGAGCTCGGTCGCCTCGTCGGCGTTCAGCTCGACGACGAGCCGTCCGCCGCCCTCGAGCGGAACCCGCATCACGATCCCCCGGCCCTCCTTGGTGACCTCGAGCGGACCATCGCCCGTCCGCGGCTTCATCGCCGCCATGCGCGCACCCCTTTCCGGTGTCGGTGTTGAGCGACGACACCGCGTGGGCGTTCCGTGGCCGGCGCCGTTGCGGTGATGCGCCGTCGGCGCGTATCGCAGTGTGTATCGGTGTGTCTCAGGACCTATTATTCCCGATCTCAGGCCAAGGCCGCGCACCATACGGCAGACTCGGGTCTTGTGCACGCCCGTTCAGCCCTTTTCGACCTGTACGGCGACCACCTGCGCGCACGCGGTGCGCAGGCCCCGGTCGCGGCCCTCGTCCGGCTGCTCGCCCCGCTGGGCGTGCATCCGCCGGCCGTCCGGACCGCGGTGTCGCGGATGGTCCGGCAGGGCTGGCTGGAGCCGGTCCGCATCGAAGGACAGCCCGGATACGGACTGACGTCCCGGGCGCGTCGCCGGCTCGACGACGCGGCCGCCCGGATCTACCGGACCGCGCCGGACGGCACGCCGGTGGCAACGGGTTCGGAGGGCTCGGGCGACTGGGACCGGCACTGGCACCTGGGCATCCTCCGCGAGGTCCCGAACGCCCGCCGGCGCGAACAGCTGGCGAGCCAACTTTCCTTCCTGGGTTGGGCTCCGCTGTCCGACGGGGCCTGGGTCGGGCTGCGCAACGACGCCGAGGTTGACCAGATCCTCGGTATCGAGGGCATCGCCGCGGACCGCTTCCGGGCGCCGATCGACGAGAGCGCTCCGCAGTTCGCCCGGCGGGTCTGGAAGCTCGACGAACTCGGCGCGTCGTACGACGCCTGGCTGATCGAGGCGAAGGCTCTCGTCGACGCCGCCGGGGCAGACACCAGCGACGAGCAGGCGTTCGCCGTCCGGTCCCAACTCGTGCACGAATGGCGCAAGTTCCTGTTCCGCGATCCGGGGCTGCCCGACGAGCTGCTGCCGGCCGGCTGGTCGGGGACCAAGGCCGCCGCGTTCTTCGATTTCCACGCCGAACGACTGGGCCCCGCGGCCGGGCGTTTCGTCGACGAGTGCTTGACACAACACTGAAATTCTCACTGACCGTCAAGGAGCTGACCACGATGAGTGATTCCGTCACGTACGCCGTATCGCCCGAGGGCGTCGCGACCGTCACCCTGAACCGGCCGGACGCGATGAACTCCCTCGACACGCCGACCAAGGTGCTGCTCCGCGACACCGTCCAGGCAGCCGCGGACGATCCGGCCGTGCGGGTGGTCGTGCTGACCGGGACCGGGCGGGCGTTCTGCGTCGGGCAGGACCTGAAGGAACACATCGGGTTGCTCCAGGCAAACGACCAGGCCGCGCTGTGGAGCACGGTGCCGGACCACTACGCGCCGATCGCGCTGGCGCTCGCCGAGATGCCGAAGCCGGTCATTGCCGCGGTCAACGGCGTGGCGGCCGGTGCCGGCGCGTCGATGGCGTTCGCGTGCGACTTCCGGGTGGTCGCGGACACGGCCGGCTTCAACCTCGCGTTCACCGGGATCGCGCTGTCCTGCGACACCGGCATCTCCTGGACACTGCCCCGCCTGATCGGCCACGCCAAGGCGCTCGAACTGCTGTACTTCCCGCGCACGATCCCGGCCGCCGAGGCGCTGGACCTCGGCCTGGCGTCGTCGGTCGTCCCTGCCGCCGACCTGGAGCAGACGGTCGGGGAACTGGCTCTCAAACTCGCGGCCGGTCCGACGGTGGCGTACGGCGCTGTACGCCGGTCGCTCGGGTACTCCGCGAGCCACACGCTGGCCGAATCGCTCGCCTTCGAGGCCGGCAAGATGCAGGAAACCGGAGCCACCGAGGACCACCAGAACGCGGTCGCCGCGTTCGTCGCGAAGCAGAAGCCGACCTTCAACGGGCGGTAACCAGGCCTTGTAATCGTTTACGTAAGCGATTACAAACGCCTGTGTGAGGAAACTGCTGCTGCCTGCCCTGACCGCCGCCACGCTGGTCGGGAGTCTCGTCGTGCCCGGATCGAGCGCCGCCCCCGCGGCCGAACCCGGGGTGATCAAGTCCGCCGCCGTGCGTTCCACGACGCTCGGCGAGGACATCAACTACAACGTCTACCTGCCCGCCGGGTACGACGAGTCCACTCGCCGCTACCCCGTCCTCTACCTGCTGCACGGCCGGGGCGACTCGATGAGTGCCTGGACGCAGGTGAAAAGCCGGCTCGACGAGCTGATCGGGAGCGGCGCGATCCCGCCGGCGATCGCGATCATGCCGGACGCGCCGTGGAGCAGCCGGGCGAGCTGGTACGTCGACTCGGCCTACACCGGGACCGATCCGGGCCGACCGGTCGAGACGGCGTTCGTCAAGGACCTCGTGCCGCAGATCGATGCGACGTACCGGACGATCGCCGACCGGACCGGTCGCGCGATCGCGGGCTACTCGATGGGCGGCGCGGGCGCGCTGCGGTACACGCTCGCACACCCGGACGTGTTCGGCGCCGGGATCGTGCTCAGCCCGGCGGTGTACTTCCCGTTGCCGCCGAGCGATTCCAGCACCCGCGATTTCGGTGCCTTCGGCAAGGGCAAGGACCCGTTCGTCGAGGCGACGTACCTGAAGCTGAACTGGCCGGTGGCGCTGAAGTCGTTCGCGGCGAGCGGGCTGCAGTCGCACCTGTACATCGCGGTCGGCGACGACGAG contains the following coding sequences:
- a CDS encoding leucyl aminopeptidase family protein, with amino-acid sequence MHGSSTWVVVVGDELPAAAKEATDRLGVDLGRLLEVQRETGFTPAAGATAAYPLLTGDVTEVLLVGAGDGSAKDLRHAGAAIARFGRGKTELTTVVAEGIDDAALQAFAEGVVLGSFTYTQKTVDRGLPAVGTVTLTDGSDAARQDVVDRGIVIGRTGWLARQFAITPSNEKDPAWLAARATEVAAASGLVATVWDEKKLAADGFGGILAVGSGSTRPPRFIRLDYAPAGATKNTPYVVLVGKGITYDTGGLSLKPREGMVSMKRDMTGGGSVIATMSALRDLDVNVRVTGLICAAENMPSGSAYRPDDVIRHFGGRTTEVKNTDAEGRLVLADGLAYAVQELKPDVLVDIATLTGAIKVSLGAMLYGGLFATDDALADNLADAGRVSGEELWRMPLPAEYEDLISTPIADSVNSSKGPGSITAALFLKAFAGDIPWAHLDLSSIAESPSDNFEYSTGATGAGARLLSTWLASGTPTSGIG
- a CDS encoding DUF3117 domain-containing protein, which gives rise to MAAMKPRTGDGPLEVTKEGRGIVMRVPLEGGGRLVVELNADEATELGNALKAVVG
- a CDS encoding PaaX family transcriptional regulator C-terminal domain-containing protein; this translates as MHARSALFDLYGDHLRARGAQAPVAALVRLLAPLGVHPPAVRTAVSRMVRQGWLEPVRIEGQPGYGLTSRARRRLDDAAARIYRTAPDGTPVATGSEGSGDWDRHWHLGILREVPNARRREQLASQLSFLGWAPLSDGAWVGLRNDAEVDQILGIEGIAADRFRAPIDESAPQFARRVWKLDELGASYDAWLIEAKALVDAAGADTSDEQAFAVRSQLVHEWRKFLFRDPGLPDELLPAGWSGTKAAAFFDFHAERLGPAAGRFVDECLTQH
- a CDS encoding enoyl-CoA hydratase/isomerase family protein, which translates into the protein MSDSVTYAVSPEGVATVTLNRPDAMNSLDTPTKVLLRDTVQAAADDPAVRVVVLTGTGRAFCVGQDLKEHIGLLQANDQAALWSTVPDHYAPIALALAEMPKPVIAAVNGVAAGAGASMAFACDFRVVADTAGFNLAFTGIALSCDTGISWTLPRLIGHAKALELLYFPRTIPAAEALDLGLASSVVPAADLEQTVGELALKLAAGPTVAYGAVRRSLGYSASHTLAESLAFEAGKMQETGATEDHQNAVAAFVAKQKPTFNGR